The proteins below are encoded in one region of Planifilum fimeticola:
- a CDS encoding TetR/AcrR family transcriptional regulator has protein sequence MAKRTGEKYEAIIDAAIRVIAENGYHNAQVSKIAREAKVADGTIYLYFENKDDMLISLFNEKMGAFIETVREATARVDSAPDQLRELMRLHFAHLEKNPKMAIVTQIELRQSNRKVRRGIAETLKKYMDVIDDIIRSGIDQGIFRPDVDVRVARRMIFGTLDETVTSWIMNDCKYSLMDQVEPIHRLFLYGMGKDAPQQREAHSEKEGNA, from the coding sequence ATGGCCAAACGGACCGGGGAGAAATATGAGGCGATCATTGACGCTGCCATCCGCGTCATCGCCGAAAACGGTTACCACAACGCCCAGGTGTCCAAAATCGCCCGGGAGGCGAAGGTGGCCGACGGGACGATCTACCTCTATTTCGAAAACAAGGATGATATGCTGATCTCCCTTTTCAATGAAAAAATGGGAGCCTTCATCGAGACCGTCCGGGAAGCTACCGCCCGTGTCGACTCCGCGCCGGATCAGCTCCGGGAACTGATGCGTCTCCATTTTGCGCACCTGGAAAAAAATCCGAAGATGGCGATCGTCACGCAGATCGAATTGCGCCAATCCAATCGGAAGGTGCGCAGGGGGATCGCGGAAACCCTGAAAAAGTACATGGATGTCATCGATGACATCATCCGCTCCGGGATCGATCAAGGGATCTTTCGCCCGGATGTCGATGTACGGGTTGCCCGCCGGATGATCTTCGGCACCTTGGATGAAACCGTTACATCCTGGATCATGAACGATTGCAAGTACAGCCTGATGGATCAGGTGGAACCCATCCATCGCCTGTTCCTATACGGAATGGGCAAGGATGCTCCGCAGCAGAGGGAGGCTCATTCTGAGAAGGAGGGTAACGCATGA
- a CDS encoding electron transfer flavoprotein subunit beta/FixA family protein codes for MNILVCLKQTFDTEERIVLEDGQISEDGVEFVINPYDEYAVEEAIKLKEEHGGEVTVITVGPERAEQALRTAMAMGADKGIIVDSEDLEDADEYTIAKILAEVIKEQEYDLILCGYMAVDDGSAQVGPRLAELLGIPHISTITKLTIDGENVEVEKDVEGDVEVIQSKLPILLTAQQGLNEPRYPSLPGIMKAKKKPLERLDLDDLDLDEDDIESKTETLEVFLPPKKEAGKILEGELSDQVKELVQLLRNEAKVI; via the coding sequence ATGAACATTTTGGTCTGTCTGAAGCAAACCTTCGACACCGAGGAGCGCATCGTTCTCGAGGATGGCCAAATCAGCGAAGACGGGGTGGAATTTGTCATCAACCCCTACGATGAGTATGCCGTGGAGGAAGCCATCAAGCTGAAGGAAGAGCACGGAGGGGAAGTCACGGTCATCACCGTGGGGCCGGAGCGGGCGGAACAAGCGCTGCGCACGGCCATGGCCATGGGGGCCGACAAGGGAATCATCGTGGATTCCGAGGATCTGGAAGATGCCGATGAATACACCATCGCCAAGATTTTGGCCGAGGTGATCAAGGAACAGGAGTACGATCTCATCCTGTGCGGATACATGGCGGTGGATGACGGCTCGGCGCAGGTGGGACCCCGCCTGGCGGAATTGCTTGGGATTCCCCACATTTCCACCATCACCAAATTGACCATCGACGGCGAAAACGTGGAAGTGGAGAAGGACGTCGAGGGGGACGTGGAAGTCATTCAATCCAAATTGCCCATCCTCTTGACGGCGCAGCAGGGGCTGAATGAGCCGCGCTATCCTTCCCTCCCGGGGATCATGAAGGCGAAGAAAAAGCCCTTGGAGCGCTTGGATCTGGACGATCTCGACCTGGATGAGGATGACATCGAATCCAAGACGGAAACGCTGGAAGTCTTCCTGCCGCCGAAGAAGGAAGCGGGGAAAATCCTGGAGGGCGAGCTGTCTGATCAGGTGAAGGAACTGGTCCAGTTGCTCCGGAACGAGGCAAAGGTGATCTGA
- a CDS encoding electron transfer flavoprotein subunit alpha/FixB family protein: protein MSRNVLVLAEVRDGGLRNVSLECLAAARRVTDGGTITAAVFGSKAKEFAETLAHHGADNVVVATDEKLDQYTTDAYFQAFKQVIDKVQPDVILTGHTAIGRDVSPRIAARMGWGLISDCTDVQSADDRIIFTRPIYAGKAFVKKAVKEGTVFATIRPNNIPAEEADTSRSAQVEELDIAISADSLRTIVKEVVRKTAGGVDLSEARIIVSGGRGVKSADGFKVLQELADVLGAAVGASRGACDAGYCDYSLQIGQTGKVVTPDLYIACGISGAIQHLAGMSNSKVIVAINKDPEANIFNVADYGIVGDLFEVVPMLTEEFKKVLAESN, encoded by the coding sequence ATGAGCAGAAACGTTTTGGTACTGGCCGAAGTGCGGGACGGGGGGTTGAGGAACGTCTCCCTGGAATGCCTGGCAGCCGCGCGGCGGGTCACTGACGGGGGAACCATCACGGCCGCCGTATTCGGCAGCAAAGCGAAGGAATTTGCGGAAACGTTGGCTCATCACGGCGCGGACAACGTAGTCGTCGCCACTGATGAGAAACTGGATCAATATACAACGGATGCCTATTTCCAGGCCTTCAAACAAGTGATCGACAAGGTGCAGCCCGACGTCATCCTCACCGGGCATACGGCCATCGGTCGGGATGTGAGCCCGCGGATTGCCGCCCGGATGGGATGGGGGCTCATTTCCGACTGTACCGACGTGCAATCGGCGGATGACCGGATTATTTTCACCCGACCCATTTACGCGGGGAAAGCCTTTGTGAAAAAGGCGGTGAAGGAAGGGACCGTCTTTGCGACGATCCGTCCCAACAACATTCCGGCGGAGGAGGCGGACACCTCCCGTTCCGCCCAGGTGGAGGAGCTGGATATCGCGATTTCCGCCGATTCCCTGCGCACGATTGTGAAGGAAGTGGTCCGCAAGACGGCCGGCGGTGTGGATCTGTCGGAGGCGCGGATCATCGTTTCCGGTGGGCGCGGAGTGAAAAGCGCGGACGGATTTAAAGTCCTTCAGGAGCTGGCCGACGTCCTTGGAGCCGCCGTGGGGGCTTCCCGGGGAGCCTGTGACGCCGGATATTGCGATTATTCCCTGCAGATCGGCCAAACCGGGAAGGTCGTCACGCCGGACCTCTACATCGCCTGCGGGATCTCCGGCGCCATTCAGCACTTGGCCGGGATGTCCAACTCCAAGGTGATCGTTGCCATCAACAAGGATCCGGAGGCGAACATCTTCAACGTGGCCGATTACGGCATCGTGGGGGACCTGTTTGAAGTGGTGCCGATGTTGACGGAGGAATTCAAGAAAGTGCTGGCCGAATCCAACTGA
- the trxA gene encoding thioredoxin — MAIVEVTDQNFSDEVKSGTVLVDFWAPWCGPCKMIAPVLEELDSEIGDQLKIAKLNVDNNPETAGRFGVMSIPTLMVFKDGEMVSKMVGFQPKEQLREWLDSYL, encoded by the coding sequence ATGGCCATCGTCGAAGTGACGGACCAGAACTTTTCCGACGAAGTGAAATCGGGGACCGTGCTGGTTGATTTCTGGGCACCGTGGTGCGGTCCGTGCAAAATGATCGCTCCCGTTTTGGAGGAGCTGGACAGCGAGATTGGGGATCAATTGAAGATCGCCAAGTTGAATGTCGATAACAACCCGGAAACGGCGGGCCGTTTCGGGGTGATGAGCATTCCGACCCTGATGGTGTTTAAGGACGGCGAAATGGTCTCCAAGATGGTCGGCTTCCAGCCCAAGGAACAGTTGCGGGAGTGGCTCGACTCCTATCTGTGA